The window TTTCCTCCTCCATGACCAGACATGGCCAGCGGGTGATCTGTTGTAGAGTCCGGTTTACCAGTAGGGAGAGGCATCGCCGGATTACTGTTAATGAAGGGAATGCCGCCACCCGTGTCCGGCACTATGGACGGAATCTTGGGCGGAGGGATTACGCTTGGTGCCGGACTAGGTGAACTTCCTTGATGTTGATGACGATGAAACGGCCACCGGAAAGCCGGAGTGGAAGGGACAATTCCACCGGAGATCGGAGATGGTGCAGCTTCTGGTGAAAGTTCCGGCGATAAAGCCCATTTGTCCGTTGCCGGTGGTGGAATAACCTTGATGGCTAGTTTCTTTCCTTCGTTACAGGCCTTGAGAGAGCCATTGTTGAAGTTGTAAGAGAAGTAGAAAAAACCAGACCGATTTGGGCTCCACTGACCACcaataataaaacaaacaaacataCAACATTGCATTAAAGAAACGAAACgaacaggaaaataaaccatttcagcatggatatatatatattgctacTTTATACCATGAAAGAGGTGGAGTTGGGTTTGCGGAGAAGCGTGGCTTGAGTGAAATTGCAGAGACTGAAAGCTTTTCTGTCGTGAAAAATATAGAGGTTGTAGCCATTTTCGTATTTGAAAGCTGGTGAtcgagacaaaaaaaaaatgagagaagaaCAGAGAAGGGTTATATGTTACTTTAAATCGCTAAGAAGACAGAATGAATGAATAAAATGATACATACACAGAGAGTCGCCTATATGAACACTTGGGTTTGTCCATACTGCAGCTTCATCCACATCTATAGTTTTGGAATTCAAAGGTTGGAGTAAACTGAGCACAGTGAGGAAGATGACGAGAATGGAAGTGTTGCCCAACTCCATAAGTTGCTCTTATTTGGGACTTGGAAGTGGAAGAACTTATTTATGTTAACCCGTATCCTTGAGTAAATGGGGataaaagattttcaaaattttgagagagagagagagagagagagagagagagagctctttTTACGAGAAGGGTCAGTGGAGGACAAACATACACAGAACAGAAGGGTCTAGGAGTGTGAACAAATCTGTTTTTCCTTACAGTCCTACTCTGTTACACATTGAAAGAGgcattgttttgttttgaaccaaaagaaaagcaaaactttcaccaaaagggtaaagaaactaaaataaaagaaaggggggAAGTCTAAAATACAGACTAGGGTGAAGAGAAAAAGGGCCTATAGCGATCTTGATGGAAGTGAAACACACTATTATTCTAAAATGATTAGTTGGTCTATGAGTAATCTTActtggaaggagagagagagagagagagagggagagagagaataaactttttttatagttttgggAGCTATTCATTAGAGTATAATGTTTGatctttgaaagaataaaatcTCTTCATCTTGATTCTCGGTCACTcgattctctttctcccctttcGTATCCCATCACTAAAAAGTTGAAATTACACTTTAAAGCAAAACCAAGCGTACTGGTTTTGTAACTGTATACGATCAAAAAAGCTTTCAGTCCAGATTCCGGACTAGAGAACGTTCTCGTATGAGGTACAATTACAGATCCTTGTATTCATCAACCTCGTGAACTTGATGGGACCATTGTCTGTCTGAAGCATGCCAATCATATGGGCTCTCTTTAAAATCTCCATTAACAGTGTCACTTTTTTACTGGAATTTTAGTACATGATTTGCAAGATGCAGAGGGGGCCACAGTCACAGTGTTGTAGCCTGTCATCTTATTTTAGTGTTATAGCGCAGGTTTCACTATatatggcatggctgtaattgaTGATTTGTTTCCATCTTAAACCATAATAGGATTTTCTAAATGACacatttttaggtgtttttagaacttggaatcttcttttttttttttttttttttttaattccaccTTGTCTGATTTTACAAGTTCTTTAAAACAAGGattaaaaatttttttaataatttgaaGGAAATTTATTATGTCATTGTCTGTGCATAATTTTGAAATACaaatgtgaaatgataggatttacTATCACTGGAGGAAAAAATTAttatactaaaagggtaaaaaaaataagattaaaaattatttgacaccttcagatgttaataagaaaatctcaaCTATGTTATCCAGATTTTTTCACTCTTTGTTGAGGTGAAAGTTAGTTGAAGAGAAAATCTCTTTATTCAATGTGATTTGACGTTTTGATTGAACTTGGGATTAGGGATATCAACCGGTTGGTCTTGATCGATTGATTAGGCCTAATTGATCCCCACCACTTTAGCACCTCGCATCATTATCAAAAGGTTTAGTTAATCGGGCCTTATATGCCAGACATGGAGACACTTATATTTGGTCAATAGGTAACTGATCTATAATCATGTCACGTTAGTTGGATTAACTGAGCAATAATCTATCTTTACACAAGCTAATTGGGCTATAGATAGGCTATAAACAGGCCATGAACGAATTGGCCTTCTCATTTGGACCTCATGAACTAAAAAGTTTTCTAGAAAAGGATAGTGCAAAATGGTGCCAACATTTGtcccttttgtttttctaaATACTCCTATTCATCTTTTAAATGACAACAAATGGGACAGGTGCTGGCACCTAAAGTGTATGTGCAGGGGATTTCAACTCAGTCCTCTCTAGCGTTGCTCAAAGTTTTATTTTCCAACTtctaaaatttctcttcttaaaggaaaagaaaaaaatttattgtaaATCATGATTTTTCATACTGTACTTAACCATTAACTGTGGAAAAAATATTACATAGAAGAacatttttatgtaaaatatcCTTTACATTGGAAGTTTTACAATGAAATGACCTTTAAGTGAACAAATCTCTAGTTGTGCCTTTTGTTAAATGTTAATACTTCACTGTGATGATATTACAGCGTATTGTTTGGCAAGTGTAGCAAAATATTTTAGCATGACTATTCATGTACCAACCCTGGGTATGGTTTCTAAAAATCTGTGAGCCCTTCTCGTCTCCTTCACTCTGGACATCTTACCATTTCTGATTCATAAAATCCTGCTAATATGAATACATTGGAGCATCCTGTGGGACCTCAATCCTCGAGGTTCCAAGACTGTTTTTAACTTCCTTTTTCCCTCATAAAAATGGTCCCCAGTTTAACTTGTAAACCTAGAAACTTTTGTCTTCTCCTCCCATCCCCAACCCCTGAAACGTCTAATAGACCATTGGAGCATTTCTAAAAACGGGAGAGGATTTCCCACGCCATACCAATAGCATTTCTAAAAACGGCATCATCCATATGGAGCCCATATGGTCagcaagagagaaaaattgtttcccttttaatattttatgtttATCAACTATCCTTATTGTTATTTCCTGCAACTAAAAGATTCCAAAGCCTGCCACAGCTCCTAACCAAAAATATCAGGAAACAGGACCTGGGAAAAATGGAAAAGCGTGCAAGTGCTGAAATGAGACATAACAGGTGCTCCTCTTGTAAACTGAAATTATTTTTAGACAACcatatattttaataataatacaTATAACAAAAATCTATTACTCCATTCTTTACTGCTTCCCCTCACAGTAACAAATGGGGAAACAGGTTTCTATGACTGAAATGGTTCTCTATTTACCTTCCCCCTACAAACTAGACAGCTCTTATATGTTAGTATTACTTTGGAACAATGCATAGTAGGAATGAAAGAACACCTCAGTCCAGCGTCAGTGAAATTGCCTTCCAAATCTCTCATGTTGAACACTCAGCTTCTTCTTATACACAATGGAGGAAATACCTGAAACGTCAGATATTTTCTAGTAAAGAAAAAAGTTGCACTTACAGGTGTTAACCTCCTGTACCTTCTGAGTGccattctatatatatataccttcaTCCTGGACCATTCCTACCATTGCATAGACAGAACTCTCCGAAGAACACGTGGAGGTCTACGCTTCTCCAGTACTGGGATCACATTTACCATGAGCTGCATAACGCAATCGGACGATTAGCACATTAGCTACCATGAAATAATACTCGGTTACTCTTAAAAAAATGTAACAAAACACTATCAATTGATTCTGCGGGCAATGAAATTATAAGAACGATACGTGTGTTTGTGTGAATATATAGATAACAAAACAGTCTCAAATGGCCTTCAGGAAGCAAACTTACCTCCTCTTAAACTACATCACAGGATTTAGCCATATGAGCCAGATAAGATGACAGAACAGAAGGAAACCTCCACCCTTTGATGGTGAAGGTGGGATTAGATCCCAAGACAAGGCGACAACAGACCATCAAGCTGGCACCTTCAATCAAAAGGAATTCAAGAAATTCCTGACAAGCCAATTCAGCTTTGTCAATGGCAATATTTAACCAAAGGACCCTAGAGATGCTTCTTTTCTCTAAAGAAGATAATCCCTTCCTGAAGTATGGGAAAACTTCTCCCAAAGGAATATCTCTTCCACCAATAAGgtttcgtttggttgcaaggggaattaaagggaatgGAAGTAATATTTTTGAAACTTTGTAATTATCACCTCACATGATTATATAAATCCAAACCATCTCatatttagttattaaatttcCCTTTGCATCCAAAACCCTTTTGTttgaaaactaaaataaaaaatacatctaaaaagtatcattactaaatatggtaagaagtttaagtagtttatacaacgATGTTgggtaataattacaaaatttttcTTCCTAGGTTTGAAACAATGATGTTgggtaataattacaaaaattttttttttaggtttgaaaattttcacttcccttccctttcatttcccttgcaaccaaacagagcccaAGGGTCAAGTTAACAGAAATGCTGCAAAGGTACAAGGAAATGCTAGTTGTTATGGGAAATCAAGCCCCTGTTTATAAGAATTTCGTTTGGTGAAAAGTAAACCAGAGCAACATGGCCATTGAAAAGACAAGTTGGCAAAGCACACCAATAGATCCTACTGACAAAATTACAAACTTAACATTGTTTAAAACTTCCAAGGAGTAAATTAACCCACAAAATATAAGTAATTGCAGAAGCCTAACTTGTCTGCTGCAACTTTAAGCAAATCTAAATGCAAACATGTTTAGAAGAATTATAAAGATTGTGATTCCTGAAAATTAGGAATCTTATCACCAAGTTCCTGTTGTAGGGGATTCTTATTTGGTTtgttattatttgtttatttaatgttttatttgttcAGTTATGGTAAAAGTCTGTTTCTTGTATTTTATTAAGTTTCCTAGTCAGCACATGACTCTCTATTGTATCCTATGATTGGAAGGTTTAGCTAGACTTTATTTGTTTAGGGTTCTTTTTTAAGCTGGTTGACTGGACTAGTGTTTCCCAGTCATATTTTGTGTGTTTTGCACTTTCATTTAAATATGTAAAAGGCATAGCCTACTCCACGATTCGAATGAACAGAACAGTATTTGGTTGGttttccctccccccctttcacttccccccctctctctctctcttctaaatTACTGTTCATGTTATATCTTCTCTTTCTGCTCTTATTCTCTCTTAAGCCCGTCGTAGCAGATTATCCTTCCGATTTGCAGCAAGagttacccccccccccatgctAGCTCTCCCTCGCCTTTATTTTTCAGAGTCAGGTTTCTCTTTCATTATTTCTCCCATTATCTCTCTCACATCCCCCAAAGTAGGAAGTttctcactcctctctctccAATTGATATCTTGAACTTCAGATGCTATTTCCAGGAGAGATTtaatctctttccctctcacgttttttactttttttacctccctccctcccctatCAATTGCAAGTTGACCtcattttctcccttctttcttaATCGAAAGCTAATTTCCATATCATAAATTTTAGGATCTAACATCCCTACTTTATCTCTTCGACCACACCCATTGatcaccctttctctctcatcaatCCCATCCGTCGACCACGCATATTCTAATTACTCTTAATCTCAATTTGAAATTTCAGTTATTAAAATCTGTTAATATTCCTCATAAATTTTGAACCAATATATCTAAATTCAGATATGGCCATATAAATCATTAGTTCAAAATTTGATAGTTAGTTCAAAGATCAGATCTGGTCCATAACTAGCCATCAGATCGAAATCTCTTCCATTCCATTATTGGGCACATTACTGCAGGCCAATCAAATCCATAAAATCTGATCGATCTGCATCATTCTCATTAAAAAGCAATCAACTAACAGATTTAAATGAGAATTGATGcaactaataaagtaaatgtACAAATTCAGCTTGGATGATGAATAAAAGAGTTTAATGTGAGCAATCATAAATTGAACAAGCAGCAACAAAAGACCACAGTGACTGAGAGAAATTTAAGTTGGGAATAAAAAGCTCCAGTttaataaatatgaaaaataagCTGAAGTGTAAAAATCTTATACAAGTGTAGGAATGAACTCTCCCACTTCAATACATATTGAGACTTTCGCttctaattatttaattataatgcaAATTTTAGCATTTTAAGGGGTGCCAAAATCCTCTCCCAAgtaaacagaaacagaaattaaGTACATATATGCAACCCAGATTCGGAATTAagagaaaatctcaaaccaagAGTTGAATCACAGCCTAATGACCTGACAAGATCTTAACTTTTCTAACATGGCTCAGATTTGTGCTAGATCTCAACCCCATTAGGAAACTGAATGAACATTAACATACCACAGAAATCAGATCACAAACATGGCTCAGATTTGTGCTAGATCTCAGCCCCATTAGGAAGCTGAATGAACATTAACATACCACAGAAATCAGATCACAAAGacaggctgtgtttggtatgcattcccatTCTCAGATTGCAGAATGCGTTCTTGACTAAGAATGAGAACATCATTTGAACACATGCTGGCTAAACTTCATTCTTGATTTTAGAATGCATTTCAACATTTCATCAAACAACTCCTGGGCAACTTGAGGGTTTGCTTGAGTAAGGCCCAATGGAAGAGGATCTGTACTGTAATTTATCAAGTAAAGATCGagaaaatagggagagaaagagattaaGAGAACAAAACAAAGAGCTGACCCTCAGATCCAAATCACTAACAAccctattttatttaaaaacaaaaagacttCCAGAACCAGGAGGAAGTTAAGGTTCTCCGTCTCGTGGTAAACCTTGGTCATAGTTTCAGATTAATAGAGCCCATCGGTATAAGGAAACTTCGAGAAGGCTCAAGCTCAGATGACCACGCCCATGTCCCAGGATTTGAGCTGGCTGCTCTGTGAGAGATTTGAAGAAGTGAAGCAGAGGGTAAAAACTATATGCAATATTGCAAGAAGCCCTTTGTTCACAAGTACAACTCTTAAAAGTTAGACATTTGACCTCTCTTCTGTAATCTCCTCCACTGTATGAACTTCCTTATCAGTTGATCATCTCTTCAACCTCTCCATCACCAAAACCCTTACTTCATCAAGGTCACTGAAATTGGTGGTGGCACTAACAAATGTTATTAATTAGTTGATGGTGAGCGGTATTCAGGTTCACCCAGAGAGGTAAGGGGCAAGCTGAGCTGCGAATGGGAGGTGAGTTCCCGGAGTAGGAACCAGAAGAAAGGAGTTACCGGTGGAGCTGGTGGAGTTGCAGGAATGCTTCTGGAGAGCCGGAGAGGGCGAGACACGATGAGATCAGATATTTAGATAGTACTTTAACTTCGTACTTGCGTTTTTCAAAGTTCCTGGATGTTGGTGAAGACTCACGACTGCCATCTCCTTGTATCTCATTTTTTGAATGCAAATGCAGAATGGACTAAAAAGCCCGTTCCAGAATGGGCCTCGTTCTTGGGCGTGTTCCATTTTTTTAGAATGAGAACACATACTAAATGGCTTTTTGGCATTCCGGAATGCGTTCTTGAcccagaatgcataccaaacgcaaccaaaataaaaatgcaCCAAAAGGAGTTATAAAGATGGTCATAATACGACCCTTGCTTCACCTACAATAGCATTATATCTTTCAAATGAGAGGGAGGAATAAAGAAAGCATTATTGATGTGATTGCCATGGCGgccgccttgccgccatggcagtgtcgccttgatttttgactctctaaaacgccatggtcgccttcccacCTTGATAACCATGGATCCCGGTTTCCAAAACCCCAATTACCCAGATGAAGATTCCAATTATAAGAATATAACGGCAACTAAGTAAATGAATCGAATTTTAGATCCTCGTCTCGGTAAGATAAAATGATGAGTTGAGGACAAAAGAATAATAATGTCAAGAGAGAAGCATAAAACTAGGACTTGcttaagaaagaagggaaaatggaCTTAAGTCATGAAGGTAGGTCGAAAAGGTCATTTAACACAGCTGGTCTTTAGTAGAAATAAGGAGGAAAggtctccttcttcaacctctggATGCCTACGAACAGAAGttaaaggaagggaaggagttaGGCCTCTTCAAACAGAGCAAGCACCCAGTATCTTCAGCCAAGTTTCATGAAATTTCAAGATTATAACCCCAACCCACACAAAGACAACTCGAGAAAACAATCTggcaaatgaaaaaaaatgtctGAAATTAACCCAGGCAGTAAGCGAGGGTGTTTCAGTTCTGGATCTCTCAAAATAGGAGGTTGCAGGAGCCAATatctagggttttttattgTCTAGGGAAGGGGATCTCACACCCCAAGTATCAATTTAATCGGGAATGGGACGAAGGAATCGTAACCCTTTCTTCTTGATCATCTCACATCCCAATATCTAGGGTTTTTTATCACCTATAGGCTGAAGAGCATTTGATCATCTCTTTCAAGTGACTGTACTTTTCTTCAGCAGTCCTGGCATCTGCAGCTGCCCCATAAACTTCTCAGAACTCCTTGTTAGCAAGCTCTCTAATTGGATCACGATGTTTATCCCACTAATGCACCTCAAAACCCGCTACTAGTCCGTCCCTGAAATCTGCATCTAGAGGACAGCTTGTGAAACTCCATGGTGCATGTATCCATATCTCTACCGCCCCGATGTAAGTAGAACAACTTGTGGAAGAGCACTTTCTCATACTTGGGAAGAACAAATTTATCATTCAATATTTGCTTCATAGCCTCCCAATTGGTGACAAGTCCAAGTAGCCTAATAAACCTCGACTGTAGCACGTCATCCCACTGTGAGCAAGCAAACTTAGTAAACTTAGTGAGGACGAGATCGCACTTCATATCTTCCGGAAAGGATTTGTAGGTGAAAATGCTTTGAACTTTTGGTCAGCGAATCAAGGAATTCCTTGGGTCCTTTCTAGC is drawn from Telopea speciosissima isolate NSW1024214 ecotype Mountain lineage chromosome 1, Tspe_v1, whole genome shotgun sequence and contains these coding sequences:
- the LOC122649200 gene encoding uncharacterized protein LOC122649200, yielding MELGNTSILVIFLTVLSLLQPLNSKTIDVDEAAVWTNPSVHIGDSLSFKYENGYNLYIFHDRKAFSLCNFTQATLLRKPNSTSFMWSPNRSGFFYFSYNFNNGSLKACNEGKKLAIKVIPPPATDKWALSPELSPEAAPSPISGGIVPSTPAFRWPFHRHQHQGSSPSPAPSVIPPPKIPSIVPDTGGGIPFINSNPAMPLPTGKPDSTTDHPLAMSGHGGGKVHVVWLLAVQITLWCLIWVTL